In the genome of Salmo salar unplaced genomic scaffold, Ssal_v3.1, whole genome shotgun sequence, one region contains:
- the LOC123738262 gene encoding neuronal migration protein doublecortin-like, with protein MNGLPSPTHSAHCSFYRTRTLQALTNEKKAKKVRFYRNGDRYFKGIVYAVAVERFRTFDALLADLTRSLSDHINLPQGVRFIFSIDGTRKITTMDELEEGELTGAAHAVSPLIK; from the exons ATGAACGGGCTGCCTAGCCCCACCCACAGCGCCCACTGCAGCTTCTACCGCACGCGCACCCTGCAGGCCCTCACCAACGAGAAGAAGGCCAAGAAGGTGAGGTTCTACCGCAACGGAGACCGCTACTTCAAGGGCATCGTGTACGCCGTggctgtggaacgctttcgcaCCTTCGACGCCCTCCTGGCCGACCTGACGCGCTCCCTCTCCGACCACATCAACCTGCCTCAGGGGGTCCGCTTCATCTTCTCCATCGACGGAACGCGCAAGATCACCACCATGGACGAGCTggaggaaggtgagctcacaggg gctgcacatgCTGTGTCccctctcatcaagtga